A segment of the Myotis daubentonii chromosome 6, mMyoDau2.1, whole genome shotgun sequence genome:
AGTAAGGAATGGGCCAGAAATCAGGAGCTTAACTGGATGTCTGTTTATAGAACAGTCAACCTCTCCCCATCCCACTGAAGGGTAAGTACCTGTAAGCTTATTTGTAAGGCTCCCAAATGTATTTCTCAAGCCGGTCCACAAATGCAGGGATGCTAGGTGGTGATGATGGAGTGTTCTCTTGTGGCAGCTGGCTCCTGACTTACTCAACACAAAGCAGTCTGCCAAGTAACTAATCTCACTTTTTACACAAGATTTTCAATTAGCCTTCATAGTCCTTTATTCTTAAAACATATGAACCAATAGACAAGGACCACAACACATTTGAGGGACATTTGATAAGAAAAAGATCTAGATAAACAATGGGAAAGACTAAATCTAGGTTAAGTGGAGATAACTGAGGAGAGAGCTGAGAACTTAAATTCTAATAAATATCATTAACAGATTTGAGACAATAATGTACCCATAAAACACAAATCTGCTATGAAAAAGGAGCTAGAGAACTAggtattagaaatttaaaaacatcactgatgaaatgaaaatttcataTATAGATTGGAAAATTAATTGTAGAATGGAAAGACAAGGTGGAATATATGAGGATATaacaatgcaaaataaataaaaagttggtCCAGAATGTTAAATAGCTGAATAATTGAAGTTCTATAAAGAGACAACAGagagctgaaaccagtttggctcagtggatagagcgtcggcctgcggactgaaaggtcccaggttcgattcccgtcaagggcatgtacctgggttgcggacacatccccagtaggagatgtgcaggaggcagctgatcaatgtttctctctcatcaatgtttagaactctctctctctctctcccttcctctctgtaaaaaatcaataaaatatattaaaaaaaaaaagagagagacaacaGAGAAACGGAATCAGAATGGCTGAAGGGAGTTACCAGTTTTTAAACTCAGGGGGTCCACTGAAAGTGGGacaagggattaaaaaaaaaaaagacttcaccCAGACACATTGTGTTTATGTACAGAAGCAATGTATATAATGTGCATACagaacatatataaatgtatgcaTACAAATATGTATAACTTGATAAAATGAAATATCCAATATAATGTCTGGGTAAAGACTATACTGCAGTTTCATTTGTGGTATTTGCATTGAACCACTATTTCAAGAGTTTACAGATCATTACACTGTATTTATAAATCatcatcacacaaaaaaatggcagcagagtaggaggatgctgcacagacatgctcccaggaacaagttggaattacaactgaaatactgAAAGGCTTCCCGAATAATCAAAGGAAAACTCACAGgcgagaaccctgatacccaaggcccgaaagggctggccaggtacccacaCATGGCAAatgaagtcctggagagatatctcagctgttcgggtgccactgagaactctgggatctaatcccgaaGCTGGGCTCCCCATTAGATAGCACCAAGCGGAagagggtacccacataatatctagctgtgaaaagcagtggggtgctgtctgccagggagtggcagctgaaagttcaggcatcctcttaaagggccaatgcacaaaaattccctgtggagccacccaccctgtgctctggcagagggaggatgaaatggactggagctgtgagagcagaacccaggactggggactcaggggatagagcttAGAAGGCAGAcgccccaagtttcctgggctgagtcattccctcatgcagaggaagacatctttcccacagagacatctgccttgcctggggggaagacagtcgacacaccctattggaaaacaccttgccctgaggccactgaAGAgaataaaagtaacaattaggctccaggcagaagcaactgccccaccctgttgaaaaaaaactcTCGCCACATCTGGGGGCAATTCAACTCGGAATCCTATTAGTCTGCAGTGTAGACAGAGGCAGTCTGTGGAGGCTTTgtctgatccaattagtcagaaacagcctttaacaccgccctgcactagagattgagaagtacagaggACCTACCTAAAACAGTCACAAACCCagacagacaaccaaaatgaggagacaaagaacaaCCCCCAGACGAAAGAACTAGCGagttctccagaagaagagaaatgaagcaaagataagaaatttatctgaaacagagttcagaataaaGTTCATTTCATTTCACATTTGGAAAAATTCAGCACTTTAGATTTTTCATTATCAAGTATATTTCTCAATTAAACTTCAAGTTCCTTGAGGATAAAAATTGAAGTTTTATATTAAACCTTGAAAATTATAGTCACTTGATGGATATctattatatgtaaaataatgaaacaatttGACTTTTAATGGATAATAGAGTAAAATTCTAATATTAAGtccaagaaatagaaatattgacagaaaagttgagatttataTTAAAGTCTCGTATATTTAGTCTTAATATTTTTCACTTAGTAAGACAATACATTTTTGAGATATGGCAAGACTTTTAGGTTGCTGACATTGCAGAACAGTGGCTTTTTATATGCTTGTTCTAACAAGGAAATAAGTGGCCTATTTAACATCTATCATACATTGCCTTCTTTGGTTTTCTAAACTTACTTACTATTTTAGACCAAATATAGTCTaaatagaccaaaaaaaaacaacaacagtaaaaaaatatttagtaccTTTTAGATCATCTTTCAGTCAAAACTAAaatttaataaagataatttaagcATGCAACTCCCTCTTGTGGTTGATAAGTTAAAAAACTAGGGCTCTCAAAGAACTCCAATAAGTTTGCTAGATGTTTTATATAGCAATTTTAGAAAACTTAGCCTTTACTAAACTTTTGTCAGTTTCTGAtgaacaatgaagataaatttttaCCTAGCTTTATTTGTAACTAGAGAAACACACCTGAAGCTCTGAGTCTAGATGGTGTAAGCTTTACTAATTTTAGGCATTTAATAGTTTAAATAATGTCTAATTACTCCAgaagctaaaaaaagaaaacgaaaTGTGCATATTAACAAAATACCTTTGCCATTGGAAAATGTACCAGCTATGTATGGATACAAAGATCTtaggccttttttatttttattgatttcaggaagggagaagggagagagaaacatcaatgatgagagagaatcatggatcagctgcctcctgcatgccccttactggggatcgaacccacaacctgggcatgtgtccctgaccagaatcgaaccacaggccaatgctctatccactgagcaaaactggttagggcttaggccttttttttttttttttttttttaatttgccatTGGAAATGTAATAGGGACTTCTTTTAGGTTTTTGCCAGTCATGGTAAGTTTTATATGCTTAAGTCAGGTACATGTCTAAGTCATTGTAGCTAAAGAGGTACAATGTCAGcttctaaaataaacaaagattATTCTAGAGTGTAACTGTTGACAGCAGGAATATCTGTTTTATACGCCACTAATTACAGTCACTTGGTGACTGAGTTGCAAAGAATGTAGAGATGgcaattattctaaaataaagcaTCATGATGTTTCatctattttgctatttttaaggTCAGTTTAAAAATCAGATCTTGTAACAGTTCTGCAAGTAGGCCCATAATTTGGGCAACAAACATAGAAAGAAGACTATGAGAAATGATGTTTAACCTCtataattatttttgagaaatttcAATTATTTGTACAGCATTATTAATAACAGGTGAACATAAGGCCTCTGATTGATAATACTTTGTTGGCATTCATTTGTATATCATTAAGAGCTGAAAGCAATCTTATAGCGTTAAGATACACTGTCCAAAACTtttgttttagagaaaaagaaaaatggggtctagaccagccgtgggcaaactacggcccgcgggccggatcgggcccgtttgaaatgaataaaactaaaaaaaaaaaaaagaccgtacccttttatgtaatgatgtttactttgaatttatattagttcacacaaacactccatccatgcttttgttctggccctccggtccagtttaagaacccagatgaggacagtgggtggggagtgagggcggagggtggggcgggagctgggaggaggggagttatggggggaaaaaaaaagaggaacaaatgtaatattctgaacaataaagatttaattaaaaaaataaaataaaataagaacccattgtggccctcgagtcaaaaagtttgcccacccctggtctagacacaCCAAAGCTCAGAGCCTCAAAGATGAACCACTATAGGAACTGGGGATGTTTATAGTTTAGAAAGGTTTATACTTTAAAAGGGAATATAGTGACTATTTCAAGTTTTTGAAGAGATGCCATATGGAAGAGAAAAAGGCCAGTTCAAGGTTTTAAAGGAGAAGtattataattaaaagaaaatatatacataagatTTTTGTTCTTTCCCCCCCACAATCTTGGAATGGAGAAGAGCTTTGTAAATAAGACATAAAACTAAcccagaaacaagaaaaaaaggttgataagcataaatatataaaagttaaaaaaaattataaaacaaaaaaaatttattgaccaAGTTAAAATAACATTAGAAAAAATAGACTAGgcattctacaaaaaaaaaaaaaaggcaagttcacaaaataagaaatacaaatggcttaaaaaatgaatacttgaaaagatactcaatcttaatcatatttacatatattttttgtaatCTTCACTGGAGAACATGCTTGTATTgagactttagagagaggaagggagagggagagagagaggaaaacatagatgtgagaagtGAAACATCAaatggccacctcctgcacacaccccaaccaggaatcaaacctgaaacctgggtatatgtccactgggaatcgaactctcgaccctttggtgcatgggatgatactccaaccaactgacccataCCAACCAGGGCTTACTCATATTTAAagatgtaaatgaaaaataacaaaacaggaCATTTTTACCTACAGaatgataaaaatgtatttttttttccaattacttACATAatgtgggtgggagagggatgAAAGGAAAGTACCTTCTTAAAAATGATGCCAAATGTTCCCCATTTATAAATATGGGAGAAATAAATATTGTACCACTTCATACTCTAGTAGAAGAATCTCTTTAGAGAGTCTCAAAATTAAAATTGGCAACATGTTCTGTGGTAGTCATGCCCTTCACCAAATATTTCTGGGTCTCTGCCTTCTAGGTATAGTAATTCCCCCTAATCTGCAGTTTCACTTTCAGTTATCCTTGGTCAACAAtggcctgaaaatattaaatcaCAAATTCCAGAAGtgaacaattcataagttttaaattgcacactgttctgagtagcatgatgaaatcttgcgCCATCCATGCCATGACCTCCCCACTCCCAACCTTGTTAATCACTTTTTGGTTATCAGATAAACTGTAGCatctcagtgcttgtgttcaaataaCCCTCATTTTACTTACTAATTCCCATAGCACAGGAGTGGTGATGCTGGCCATTCAGATACATTCATATGttccaaagagaagccataattGAAAAGGTGAGTGCAGTAAATaagatattgagagagagaggaagcgagacCAAGACCacattcatataattttcattacAGTATGTTGCTAACATTtctcatctataataaaaaaagcataatatgctaattagatcggacagccaaacgacctccCAGACGTagccgtggctgcgagggccaaaccccttgcacgaattttgtgcattggacctctagttttattgTAAATGTTGTTAATCACTTATTCTGCCTAACTTATAAGTTTAACTTTATTACAGATATGTATGTGTAAGTAAAACATATATATGGTTTAGTAATACCTGCAGTTTCAGGCATTCACTGGGGGTTTTAGAACATCTTCTCCACGGAAAAGAGGGCACTACTCTATATAGAATTGAACCGCTCCATTCTGTCTGATTTAATGTGCCTATGTGACGTGTCTTAGCTAAAGAGTAACATGTGTTTGGGCAGAAGCTTAAGGAGTCAGTGTAGATTTGCTGTATTTCCTTTGTCTTGGAAACCTAGGGACTGAGTTTCCCTCATACTGGGTCCCTGAGTGAGGATGATAAAGAACAGAGCCCACCAGCTAATCTATAATGGCAAGTGAGctagaaataaacctttgttgtTTTGAAGACACAGTTTGTCAATGCAGCATAACCAAGCCTAAATGATAcatctatcaaaataaaaaatacatatatcctGTGACATAGCAGTTCCACTATGAGTAATATCTTCAGCCAACATACTTGGACAAGAACACAAATACGTATATACGGAATTTTTACTGCAGCAGTTTGTAAAAGCAAGATTTTAAGGTCTATCAAGAAAGGACTGGTTAGAGACTATATACAAAATACTATTGTGgccatttttaaagaaagcagaTCTACACATGTTGACCTGGaatagtcaaagaaaaaaaaagataaagaaaaagagcaaaatactatgttccattttttaaaagagatgttAATATACATATGCTTGATACATAATTTCAATTTCCAGCAGAATAGAAAATCAACTATTTGTGAATAGCTATTAGTTGTCTCTGGTGAGGGTAACTTTTCATTATAGAACCTTTTGTTCCTACAtatacttaattaaaaataaaaaaagcccaCAAGTAtatgtagaaaaaatatttgagtgtaataaaattaaaattgattaattctaaaatttatatggaatagtCAGAGATCCCAAAcagccaaaataattttgaaaaggaacAAAGCACGACTTACACatcccaatttcaaaacttacaaaGTAAGTAacaataatcaagacagtgtagTACCGGCATGGAcataagaatagacatatagatcaaaaatgaaatgaaaaagaaagtattaaagtatcattaaaaatgtttatatatttatatattagtaagtaattaaaaaaaaattgtagtttACCGTTAGATCAATACCACAGATGGATTTCTGTACAGGTATTAGAGAATAAGAAAACAGTTTTGGCAGCAACGTCAGTTTTATAAGAGCCTCTGGCTATTATAACCAAACACAGGAAGCAGGCCTTTCCACCCCCTCCAAGAAAACTGGTTTGAATGAGTTGCCAATATTACAAAAAGCATATTCtatgaatgggagaaaataccaGAAAGTCTCCGAATACAATGAATGATAAAGTATTTATTGGTACTTTCCAGAAATTAAGTAGAGACAGGTGGTATGAGTGAAAGAGAAAAGTGTAGATAGGTATCTGGCCAGTATCCTTATTACTGGTAAGCAGTTTGCAGTTCAGTATTTGTTCTTAATAGGTAAAATAAGACTCTTCTTCATATCTATAGATTTTAAGCTgaaatttctctctaaaattttttttttccccctatttgGCACTCATTTGTGTCTCTGATTCCTGTAGTACTTTAAGGActcaaaagtaattttattccTTTGAGCTGGTGGTGGTAATGGAGGCAGACTTGGTGATGAGATGAGCAGGTTCCTGGTAAAAGTTTCAGTAATTTACCTCTTTTTCTTCTGCTCATTCTATAGCAGAGGGCATATCAAACAATGTATTTCTTATGaaacataaattaatatatatatttaatttagttCTATGCCATATCAACTAATCTATTTCAGAAAAGGATACTAAAGTGAGACAGATTTAAAACTAACATTCTTATTGACAATTCCAAATAACAGGAAAGGATgcattaacttattttttaaagtgaggcTGAAAGAGACAAATATTAAGAACAGAattcaaaattttctttaaattattctaGGACTTATAGCAATATAGACTTTGATATAAAATAAGATGAAGAACATGTATTAGAGAAATGAAGAGAATTCTCATCAAAGAAGACAGACTTACTATATTAGTCCACTAactcttattaaaatgtttttatgaacTTTTATTTGCAGTAATTTTAAAGGGAAAGTAAGCATCACCATAGGTAAAACAGTAACTGAAAATGTGTTataaacattaagaaaataaataagagttGATTATTCTAAACATTTCACAACTCAATCATTCAAACTTCAAGTTATATACAATAacaaaactgaaatttaaaatttatatgaataCTCGCAAAGGCTCTTAAAAGATCAAGTAAAAATGCTGATGCTCATTTCTGCAGTGAAATCGAATGTACAGCACTAAGCCTGGAATGGAAAATGATCCCCcttcagtattattattattattattattattaccttgtGTGTAGGCAGCATCATCAGATCCCATACTCAACTTCCGTGCTTCACTTATTCTATCCACATGTGCTAAAGTAGGGTCCGTGAGGTGTTGTATATTCTCTGTTTCTACATAATGATCTGGATGATTTAGAAGATTTGTAAGTTCAAAGGTAGGGGATACAACCCCTGGTGAAACTGCAGGGGGTTTATTGGGAGAAACTGTaattttgaaagtatattttGTATTGGGCTGAGTGACCACCACTCGAGGAGAAGTTGCAGAGTTATTGCCTATTGCTCGACTTTTGGGAGGGTGGTGATGAATAAAGGCAGGACCCATGCTCACTTGCCCAGACATATTCCTGGAGGCAGCAGATGCTCCAGAGTTTGTGGATATGAAGAGGGTAGGCTGATTCCGGATGACCTGGTCATCTCCTGTGGTGGCATTGGCTGAAATATAGACCTTAGGTTGACTACGGGACATCACCTCATCAGTATTTGGGGGACTGGCAGCTATGTAAACAGTGGGCTGATTTCTATTTAAGGTCTGACTGTTGACAGAAGAGGAACTGCTGGAAGTTCGAGGTCCAGAAGAACGCAATTTTgaagagctgtttctttgtggAGGTTCAAGTTTGATTTCAATCTGGTTTTTTCGAGGTCCTGTTGAAATATTCTGAATGTTATATTGGCTATGGGCAGAAGACTGTGAGCTACCAGATGAATGAATTGTTGGTGGTTGTGGGGTGGTAGGTGAACTGATGGGCATGTAGACATGAGAGGTCTGGTGGCCTTGCTGATTTGGCTGCTGGGCTGAGGTATGTGACAAAGGATTAGAAGCAGGATAAGTAGTCCAGGGACCAGGTTGTGAAGGTTGATAGACTTGTTGCGAGTTCATGGGATTAAACTGAGATACCCAGCCAGAATGCTGTGTCTGTCGAGTTGTACCACTAGGAGTTGTAATGTAAGGCCTAATATAGATAGAATTTCCCTGTGGACTGTTAAGTACAGGTGGAGGTACACCATGTATGTGCAAAGATGTAGGAGTATTACGACCAGTCTGGATATTTGGGGCTAAAGTTACCATGATGGGATTAAATCTGGTAGTTGGTTGAGAAAAGTTAGATGTTCCTTTGCTGCCTAAGTGAAATCCAAGATGTGGTGCTGAATTTGAAGCACCAGATGTACTGGATATTCCAAAAACGTTAAAGCCTTGAGGAACGTGAGCTGGTGCTGTCTGTGGCTCCTGCTGAAATAGTTCATTATTGGACTGACCACCTTGAAGTTGTCCATCACTAATGCTGTGCGTTAGAGTCCTACTTCCATTCattctatttccttctcttccatgGTGGTAAACATTCTGTGACTGCAAGTCCAAGTTGAGAGAAGTCATGTGATTGCGTAGACCAGAAATTCCAGAATCATCTGAAAAATTCAAGTCTCCTTCACCATAAAGATACCGTGTACTCTCCTGAGAGAGAACTGCACAGCAGGCATCCAGGTTATtattattctataaaataaaataaaaacagcttgATGTTAAGAACCATAGCTAATGTTTATGCTCATTACTAAAATATTACGTAATCAACAAATgttagttaataaaattgtaagatatatTTGAAACTAAtttgagaagaaatattttgatgCAAAGAGTTGAATTAAAAATCCTTATTACCAATATAATGGAAATGTTCTCTAACTAGCAATAGCTAAGTGaaccaagtctttattttatagtaaaatgaACTCATGCAAATAAAACTACAAcctaattaaaaatacaatttgaGTGCTGACCATTAAGCATATACTACTGtatgattaaatattttacatctttAAGTGCTACagaaatccttttaaaaatcacctttcaAAAAATTTGTAGtacttaaataaacaaaaaacaaccccaaaacacatatataagtgaaatgtCAGCTCCAGATTGCCTCCAGAGTAACTGAGTTTATTATCTGTCTTTAGGTAGCACCATAGGAAGATCACTccagaaaaataagaaacaaagcaaaacaaaaaccaaccagATTTTTTCTAAAGAATCCTCAGAAGAGACTAATCACTATTCATAAAttatccataaacatatttattaaacacccacAATACGCACAGAACCCTGTCTGAGATTGTAGAAGACTCAATGACTTATAAAACCCAACTTTTCCCTAGAAGAGTTTGCAACCAGATTAGAGAGACAAACCAAGCATGGGCTTTTGAAAAGGTAACATTAAAATGTTGACTATTTGCCAAATAATAAGTGGTACTGAAATTCAACAGAGAGTAAAATTGTAGGCTACTGCAGAATATGTAGGCATGGTTAGTATGTAGGCATGGTTAGTTTTTGCACAATAGAGgcaggataaataaataatttctctgTACTGGTTTGTAGAGTAATGAATTGGTACCCTTGCAACTTCCAAAGGTGACTAAGATTTTTTTGTATCATTATAAACTCCTGTGTCTTTAACATTCTGATGTGTGTAACTGGTTGTTTTCATTATACCCTATTTCCAGGCTAGCAGGAAAACTTCAAATTGCTTCCCATGTACATTGACATGAACCCAGTAGTTTTCAAACTCCCTTGCTTTccaacatgaaaaaatgttcagctCACCTTGTACACTCCATACCCTAGACCTGGAATCAACTATTTCTCAAGTAAGCCCTTACTACTTTTACTGGGAAACTGTAGAGGATTCCTTTTAAGTGTATCAAAACAGGTGGGATGAGTTTTTTAAAGGTTGAGTATCATTACTTTTTTGTATACATACAAATCTGCAATCTCTTCAAAGCTACGAAAGAATCGGAATCACAATTCCAGTTCCTTTTTCATTCTTCCCCAAGCTTCGTGTACAGATATGGAGATTATAGATAGTAATCAAAGTATACATTATGAtcatccttctcaaactcttatTCATTCACTCTTTCAACCAGTATCTACTGAGCACCCATTAGGCAAGTAGAAAGGGATACAATCACTACTCTTAAAGATCTCACAGTCCAGTGGAGGAGATTAATAATACAGAATGGTAGGTGTTTTAACAGAAATATGGATAAAGACTACAGGTGGAGGTCATCTAAGAAGGCATCAACTAAGGATATGCTACTCAAATACTAagttttacaaaaaaaagaatgaacactaCTTAATGCATTACTCTGAAAAGCAATTTTAAACTTACAGATTCAATCATATTAAGAGAATAGTgaaaaattcagttaaaaaaaatcaaagtaccAACTATGCTATATTTTCATACTATTCTAAGATTTATCACCAAACATCAATCAATTTTAAAGATATGAACTACACCTACTGATAATATAGCTATCTTAGAGACTCCAGAGCACAAGGAAGTGATGTGAGTAGTTCTAGAAACAGGGATCTGAGCAGTAAGTAAAGTTCAGAAGAGAACAGAGGATAGAGCCTTATGTTCTCCTAAGAAGCATGATGTTTAAGAAGAAAAGTGCCAGTGGGGCATGATCCTGTAACTACTTATTCCTTATATTttgtatactatgtttttttttttttccatctagaAAAGTTCTAAACCAGTACATTATAAAGGGGATCTGATCTCTCCAGAGAAAGGACAGATACCAACAAAATTGAGAAAGGGAGAGCAGCTTCCAAAGAAAGGCTGTCACTAAATAAGATTTATACTACATTTAGATGTCGCTTAATTTACctttacaatttaaaattatttctccaaatttGGGAAGACTTACACTCTAGTTGTATCCCCCCAGTTGCCCTCCCTGTTCCTTTCTTATTAAATTTCTTGTCCCATCAGCTAAACAGCACATTACTGGGATGCCCAGCATGATTAATAACTGAATATGAAAGAGTTTATCGTCTGCCTCATGGGTATCTGGCAAGCAAGACAGAGTTCATGTTGTAGGAAGGTTTGATTTGTAAAATCAGATTAACACAGGGAAGGTGATATCTGACTCGTTTCCTCTTGCCCACTATCGGtaacagttttttttaattaattgtgtTTTTAACCCTACCAGCATTTCTTCATGCAAACATGGGCaaatatataaacatgtatatatttattccCCCTGCTCTCATCTATATATACTGATCTGTTTTCTTAGCTTAATACACCCCTCCTGAAGATTATACTGTAAGAGTAATacagttctttattttttgaaaatattttaaatagaatgtcaactgtaattgaaaattaaaaacataaaaacagaaaatattttaaataattttacaaaagGTTCTATGCTTTAGTCCCAGTTAAGGTACTTCAAAATCTCTATAGCTGTGCTATTGGGAAACTGTTCTAAACAGTTTTTTCAATATTAACTCTTATAAAATTTTACTGCAGATCCTATAGTATTTTTCTGTGACTCATGGAACATTCTCAGCATAGTCTTATTTTATcacaaaattatatttgaaaacttAGGAAGAGGTACCTGGGTTCTAGGGGAGACACCTTCCCCCACTACCTCTGCTCCTCCTTATACTTGCTTTAATCTGACTCCATTCTTAATACGCCCCCTACTAATTGCTTTACCTGTAGTATCATATTTAATACTCTGTGAAGTTTTTTTATTCCCATTGTACAGTTGAGAAAAATGAggatcagagaagttaaatacTCCTAGTGACTGTCAAAACTTGAACTCAAACCTGTTTATCACCAAAACATAtgctatttattgtttttaaaatttatttttacttatttccttACAGCTTTGCTGACGTATGATTAACAAATAAGAATTGTACATATTCAGGTTGtacaatatgattttttaaagatatactaTGCAATGATTTCATGTATTTACATATTGTGAAAGTACCACAATCAatttaattaacacatccatcgcTTCAGAGAGTCAACTTTTTTTTGTGTGCGGTGAGAACATGCAAGATCTACTCTTTGGGCATTATagtattaaaacattttcaacactatATTATTTAAAGAGCTAGGCATATTCAGAGAATTCCAATAGAGGATGACTACAGCATAGGGTATGAGGAGGAAAGACTGGGCTAGAGATCAGGCTGTAGAAGAAGGCAAATTCCAGATCACAGACCTAGTTATTCCCCAGTCAAGATGTGAACTTTATTCTGAAGATACGAGGAACAATAACAAGGTTTAAGCAGGTAAATATGTGCTAAAATCAGCATTTAGAAAGACATTCTGGCAAAAGTTGA
Coding sequences within it:
- the TAB2 gene encoding TGF-beta-activated kinase 1 and MAP3K7-binding protein 2 isoform X1, with the protein product MAQGSHQIDFQVLHDLRQKFPEVPEVVVSRCMLQNNNNLDACCAVLSQESTRYLYGEGDLNFSDDSGISGLRNHMTSLNLDLQSQNVYHHGREGNRMNGSRTLTHSISDGQLQGGQSNNELFQQEPQTAPAHVPQGFNVFGISSTSGASNSAPHLGFHLGSKGTSNFSQPTTRFNPIMVTLAPNIQTGRNTPTSLHIHGVPPPVLNSPQGNSIYIRPYITTPSGTTRQTQHSGWVSQFNPMNSQQVYQPSQPGPWTTYPASNPLSHTSAQQPNQQGHQTSHVYMPISSPTTPQPPTIHSSGSSQSSAHSQYNIQNISTGPRKNQIEIKLEPPQRNSSSKLRSSGPRTSSSSSSVNSQTLNRNQPTVYIAASPPNTDEVMSRSQPKVYISANATTGDDQVIRNQPTLFISTNSGASAASRNMSGQVSMGPAFIHHHPPKSRAIGNNSATSPRVVVTQPNTKYTFKITVSPNKPPAVSPGVVSPTFELTNLLNHPDHYVETENIQHLTDPTLAHVDRISEARKLSMGSDDAAYTQALLVHQKARMERLQRELEIQKKKLDKLKSEVNEMENNLTRRRLKRSNSISQIPSLEEMQQLRSCNRQLQIDIDCLTKEIDLFQARGPHFNPSAIHNFYDNIGFVGPVPPKPKDQRSTIKTPKTQDTEDDEGAQWNCTACTFLNHPALIRCEQCEMPRHF
- the TAB2 gene encoding TGF-beta-activated kinase 1 and MAP3K7-binding protein 2 isoform X2 yields the protein MAQGSHQIDFQVLHDLRQKFPEVPEVVVSRCMLQNNNNLDACCAVLSQESTRYLYGEGDLNFSDDSGISGLRNHMTSLNLDLQSQNVYHHGREGNRMNGSRTLTHSISDGQLQGGQSNNELFQQEPQTAPAHVPQGFNVFGISSTSGASNSAPHLGFHLGSKGTSNFSQPTTRFNPIMVTLAPNIQTGRNTPTSLHIHGVPPPVLNSPQGNSIYIRPYITTPSGTTRQTQHSGWVSQFNPMNSQQVYQPSQPGPWTTYPASNPLSHTSAQQPNQQGHQTSHVYMPISSPTTPQPPTIHSSGSSQSSAHSQYNIQNISTGPRKNQIEIKLEPPQRNSSSKLRSSGPRTSSSSSSVNSQTLNRNQPTVYIAASPPNTDEVMSRSQPKVYISANATTGDDQVIRNQPTLFISTNSGASAASRNMSGQVSMGPAFIHHHPPKSRAIGNNSATSPRVVVTQPNTKYTFKITVSPNKPPAVSPGVVSPTFELTNLLNHPDHYVETENIQHLTDPTLAHVDRISEARKLSMGSDDAAYTQALLVHQKARMERLQRELEIQKKKLDKLKSEVNEMENNLTRRRLKRSNSISQIPSLEEMQQLRSCNRQLQIDIDCLTKEIDLFQARDQRSTIKTPKTQDTEDDEGAQWNCTACTFLNHPALIRCEQCEMPRHF
- the TAB2 gene encoding TGF-beta-activated kinase 1 and MAP3K7-binding protein 2 isoform X4: MAQGSHQIDFQVLHDLRQKFPEVPEVVVSRCMLQNNNNLDACCAVLSQESTRYLYGEGDLNFSDDSGISGLRNHMTSLNLDLQSQNVYHHGREGNRMNGSRTLTHSISDGQLQGGQSNNELFQQEPQTAPAHVPQGFNVFGISSTSGASNSAPHLGFHLGSKGTSNFSQPTTRFNPIMVTLAPNIQTGRNTPTSLHIHGVPPPVLNSPQGNSIYIRPYITTPSGTTRQTQHSGWVSQFNPMNSQQVYQPSQPGPWTTYPASNPLSHTSAQQPNQQGHQTSHVYMPISSPTTPQPPTIHSSGSSQSSAHSQYNIQNISTGPRKNQIEIKLEPPQRNSSSKLRSSGPRTSSSSSSVNSQTLNRNQPTVYIAASPPNTDEVMSRSQPKVYISANATTGDDQVIRNQPTLFISTNSGASAASRNMSGQVSMGPAFIHHHPPKSRAIGNNSATSPRVVVTQPNTKYTFKITVSPNKPPAVSPGVVSPTFELTNLLNHPDHYVETENIQHLTDPTLAHVDRISEARKLSMGSDDAAYTQALLVHQKARMERLQRELEIQKKKLDKLKSEVNEMENNLTRRRLKRSNSISQIPSDHILIPALFITFMTILDL